A stretch of candidate division KSB1 bacterium DNA encodes these proteins:
- a CDS encoding UDP-glucose/GDP-mannose dehydrogenase family protein, whose amino-acid sequence MRITIIGTGYVGLVAGTCFADTGNEVICVDVDKTKVDALNKGEVPIYEPGLKDMVARNMKEDRLFFTMDSKYAVEKSELIFIAVDTPADEDGSVDLKHVLAVARDIGKYMNGFKVVVDKSTVPVGTAEKVTAEIKKHTDHNFAVVSNPEFLKEGAAIDDFLRPDRIVIGTSNEEAAEIMKNLYRPFVRSGKPILIMDERSAELTKYAANSLLATKISFINEIANLCDVLQADIEMVRKGIGTDSRIGPRFIYPGTGYGGSCFPKDVQALIRTAADNGLELNIVKSAAEVNQRQKTSLMGKINSYFKNDLQGKTFAMWGLAFKPKTDDMREAPAIAMIEHLNDKGAKIRAHDPEALKEAERIFGDRLDKDLFLLDKRYDALEGADALIIMTEWNAFREPDFYLIKETLNHPVIFDGRNLYDPVRMKKLEIDYYAIGRSRLNGFAG is encoded by the coding sequence ATGAGAATCACGATTATTGGTACCGGATATGTTGGTTTAGTTGCCGGCACCTGTTTCGCAGACACGGGCAATGAAGTCATTTGTGTTGACGTGGATAAAACCAAGGTTGACGCCCTGAATAAAGGCGAAGTCCCGATTTATGAACCCGGCCTCAAAGATATGGTGGCCCGGAACATGAAAGAAGACCGCTTGTTTTTTACTATGGACTCTAAATATGCCGTCGAAAAATCCGAATTAATTTTTATCGCGGTTGACACTCCGGCGGATGAAGATGGGTCTGTCGACTTAAAGCACGTCCTGGCTGTTGCGCGAGACATCGGCAAATATATGAACGGATTCAAAGTTGTCGTTGATAAGAGTACCGTGCCGGTTGGGACCGCAGAAAAAGTCACAGCCGAGATTAAAAAACACACAGATCACAATTTTGCGGTCGTTTCTAATCCTGAGTTTTTGAAAGAAGGTGCAGCAATCGATGATTTTTTGCGACCCGATCGAATTGTTATCGGCACCTCAAATGAAGAAGCCGCCGAAATTATGAAAAACCTCTACCGGCCGTTTGTGCGTTCCGGTAAGCCGATTTTGATCATGGACGAACGAAGCGCAGAGTTAACAAAATATGCAGCCAATTCACTTCTGGCGACCAAGATTTCTTTTATCAACGAAATTGCTAACCTGTGCGATGTCCTCCAGGCAGATATTGAAATGGTACGAAAAGGAATCGGAACCGATAGCCGTATTGGCCCGCGATTCATTTACCCGGGGACCGGTTATGGCGGCTCCTGTTTTCCGAAAGATGTCCAGGCTTTAATTAGAACCGCGGCGGACAATGGCCTCGAGTTGAATATCGTGAAATCAGCAGCAGAAGTCAATCAACGCCAAAAAACCAGCTTAATGGGGAAGATAAATTCCTACTTCAAGAATGACCTGCAAGGCAAAACTTTTGCGATGTGGGGATTGGCGTTTAAGCCCAAAACCGACGACATGCGCGAGGCGCCGGCTATTGCGATGATTGAGCACCTCAATGACAAAGGAGCAAAAATCCGCGCACACGATCCCGAGGCTTTGAAAGAAGCCGAAAGAATTTTCGGTGATCGTTTAGATAAAGATTTGTTCCTTCTTGACAAACGCTATGACGCCCTCGAAGGAGCCGACGCTTTAATTATTATGACCGAGTGGAATGCATTCAGAGAACCGGATTTTTATTTAATCAAAGAAACCTTAAATCATCCGGTGATTTTTGACGGCAGGAATTTATATGACCCGGTGCGCATGAAGAAATTGGAAATTGATTACTACGCAATAGGCCGTTCGAGATTGAATGGATTTGCGGGTTAA